One genomic region from Anopheles bellator chromosome 2, idAnoBellAS_SP24_06.2, whole genome shotgun sequence encodes:
- the LOC131210349 gene encoding biogenesis of lysosome-related organelles complex 1 subunit 1 — translation MLSAMIKDHQAKQAAKKEEQERRRKEAIMSANELTQNLVDHLNVGVAQAYLNQKRLDAEAKQLHVGATNFAKQTSQWLALIENFNGSLKEIGDVENWAKTIESDMNVITTALEIAYKTSREK, via the exons ATGCTCTCGGCAATGATCAAGGACCATCAGGCGAAACAGGCGGCCAAGAAGGAGGAGCAAG AGCGCCGTCGTAAAGAAGCGATCATGTCAGCGAATGAACTGACGCAAAATCTCGTTGATCATCTAAATGTTGG CGTTGCACAGGCGTACCTGAATCAGAAACGGTTGGATGCTGAAGCCAAACAGCTGCATGTGGGGGCCACGAACTTTGCCAAGCAGACGTCTCAGTGGCTCGCACTGATTGAGAATTTCAATGGCTCGCTCAAG GAAATTGGCGATGTGGAAAATTGGgccaaaacaatcgaaagtgatATGAACGTGATAACGACGGCACTGGAGATTGCCTACAAGACGAGTAGGGAAAAGTAA
- the LOC131206927 gene encoding alpha-(1,6)-fucosyltransferase, which produces MVIRQLMGLNPWARVLVPFVFIWAVLVLIFYSKLNTSASGSASSDADTALKRLEQALQKLEQSKQIDHELRAMVDEYLAEVGASADRKQRFFDEVGNKLELENDESQSALGSVAGSHVRPRTSPSLEYERLRRRVQTNTQELWNFLHSEVTKVQKQAQRSAPELVKPLASFLSLAAENKRSMLVDLERARETDGYEAWRHREAAELSELVQKRLTRLQNPDSCSTARKLICRLNKGCGYGCQLHHVVYCFIMAYATERTLILKSKGWRYHKAGWEEVFQPISDTCLDSNGASHASWPGQSNTQVLTLPIIDSLNPRPPYLPLAIPADLAPRLMKLHGDPIVWWIGQFLKYLLKPTGDTQQMLENGMERLGFKKPIVGVHVRRTDKVGTEAAFHSIEEYMTAVDDYYDQLALTAKKVDKRRVFVASDDPKVIEETKNKYPHYEVIGDPNVAKMAAVSTRYTDSSLNGIILDIHLLSLSDHLVCTFSSQVCRVAYEIMQTMYPDASGRFRSLDDIYYYGGQNSHNREVILPHDPRNHDEIQIRPGDLVGVAGNHWNGFSKGKNIRTNQVGLFPSFKVNDKIEVVELPTYPYVK; this is translated from the exons ATGGTTATCCGACAGCTGATGGGCCTAAACCCGTGGGCCCGCGTACTCGTGCCATTCGTTTTCATCTGGGCCGTGTTGGTGCTGATATTCTACTCCAAGCTAAACACCTCCGCTTCGGGCAGCGCGTCCAGTGATGCGGATACGGCCCTGAAACGCCTCGAACAGGCACTCCAGAAGCtggaacaatcgaaacaaatcgatcaTGAGCTGCGTGCAATGGTGGACGAGTATTTGGCGGAAGTGGGAGCTTCAGCGGATCGGAAGCAGCGCTTTTTCGACGAAGTTGGCAATAAGCTTGAGCTTGAGAACGATGAATCGCAGTCGGCACTAGGTTCGGTTGCTGGAAGTCACGTGCGCCCGCGGACATCACCTTCCCTGGAGTATGAGAGGCTTAGGAGACGCGTTCAAACCAACACACAGGAACTGTGGAACTTTCTCCACTCGGAAGTAACAAAAGTGCAGAAGCAAGCCCAACGGTCAGCGCCGGAGCTGGTGAAGCCGTTGGCAAGCTTCCTTTCGTTGGCGGCCGAAAACAAGCGCTCGATGCTGGTCGATCTCGAGCGGGCGCGAGAAACAGATGGATACGAAGCGTGGCGCCACCGTGAGGCGGCCGAACTGAGCGAGCTGGTGCAGAAGCGACTGACGCGGTTGCAAAATCCGGACAGTTGCTCCACCGCCCGAAAACTTATTTGCCGGCTGAACAAAGGGTGCGGATATGGGTGCCAGTTGCACCATGTCGTGTACTGCTTCATCATGGCCTACGCGACCGAGCGTACGTTGATTTTGAAATCGAAAGGCTGGCGGTATCATAAGGCCGGCTGGGAGGAAGTGTTTCAACCGATCTCCGACACGTGTCTCGATTCGAACGGTGCCTCGCATGCTAGTTGGCCGGGACAGTCAAATACGCAGGTGCTAACGCTGCCGATAATCGATTCACTCAACCCACGGCCCCCGTACTTGCCGTTGGCCATCCCTGCCGACCTTGCGCCGCGGCTGATGAAGTTACACGGCGATCCGATCGTTTGGTGGATTGGCCAGTTTCTCAAGTACCTACTAAAGCCCACGGGCGATACGCAGCAGATGCTTGAGAATGGCATGGAGCGGTTGGGCTTCAAAAAACCGATCGTTGG TGTGCACGTGAGACGAACGGACAAAGTTGGCACGGAAGCTGCATTCCATAGCATCGAAGAATACATGACGGCCGTCGACGACTACTACGATCAGCTAGCGCTGACTGCGAAGAAGGTAGACAAGCGACGCGTCTTCGTAGCAAGCGACGATCCGAAG GTTAttgaggaaacaaaaaataaatatcctcACTACGAAGTGATTGGTGACCCCAATGTAGCGAAAATGGCGGCGGTCTCGACACGTTACACCGATTCGTCGTTGAACGGCATCATCCTCGACATCCATCTGTTATCGCTAAGCGATCATCTCGTGTGCACCTTCAGCTCGCAGGTATGCCGCGTGGCATACGAAATCATGCAAACGATGTATCCGGACGCGTCGGGACGGTTCCGCTCGCTGGACGACATCTACTACTACGGTGGACAGAACTCGCACAATCGCGAAGTGATACTACCGCACGATCCTCGCAACCATGACGAAATCCAAATTCGGCCCGGCGACCTTgtcggtgtggccggcaaTCATTGGAACGGGTTCTCCAAAGGTAAGAACATCCGCACCAATCAGGTCGGCCTATTTCCGTCCTTTAAGGTGAATGATAAAATCGAAGTCGTCGAGCTACCGACGTATCCGTACGTGAAATAG
- the LOC131209174 gene encoding arrestin domain-containing protein 2-like — MGVECDIHFTNSTHGTFLSGQRLTGSVQLKLSETKKFNEISLRIAGYSAVQWSQKRKQGRRRRTIYFSAKRDHLSSVKVLVAAQQNGSPTELPAGEHIYEFACDLPSHLPTSFEGSHGQCRYTAQVIMDRPWKFNLTYKVGFTVIQPLDLNVLSPAIRIPARMEDARVFCCGFWRTKPLYVRVTVPCTGYVPGQAIPLTIELNNRSSRTIEGVNMKLLQEITYTSEMPHAKTKQEVHTVVKHIGDGVAGETQRQYEQRLVVPTVAPTASGDNLISVAYRLHITVRVSGCGSDPVLQIPLTIGTIPLVFYQPPTVAVPPEMPSPVPAGAIGFSFGNTSQQQQLPSGSSSGVTKQEPHREGTLPPEYLPPPTYEEAMNAAAVVITDDSDTHAIGTKPYVPLYPSYNFTDVQWPPPMPPKQ, encoded by the exons ATGGGTGTCGAGTGTGACATTCACTTTACCAACAGCACGCACGGAACGTTTCTCAGCGGCCAACGGCTGACCGGGAGTGTGCAGCTGAAACTGTCGGAGACGAAGAAATTCAACG AAATAAGTCTCCGGATTGCTGGGTACAGTGCCGTCCAGTGGTCCCAGAAACGTAAGCAAGGTCGCCGGCGCCGTACGATTTACTTTTCCGCCAAACGGGACCACCTGTCGTCGGTGaaggtgctggtggcggcgcaACAGAATG GCTCTCCAACGGAACTGCCTGCCGGGGAGCACATTTACGAATTTGCCTGTGACCTGCCGTCGCATCTGCCGACCTCGTTCGAGGGCTCACACGGTCAGTGCCGTTACACGGCCCAGGTGATCATGGACCGACCCTGGAAGTTTAATCTCACCTACAAGGTGGGCTTCACCGTGATTCAGCCGCTCGACCTGAACGTGCTGTCCCCGGCAATCCGCATTCCGGCGAGGATGGAAGACGCGCGCGTATTTTGCTGTGGCTTCTGGCGCACGAAACCGCTGTATGTGCGGGTGACCGTGCCGTGCACGGGCTACGTTCCGGGCCAGGCCATACCGCTCACGATCGAGCTAAACAACCGATCGTCGCGCACGATCGAGGGCGTCAACATGAAGCTGCTGCAGGAGATCACGTACACGAGCGAGATGCCGCACGCGAAAACCAAACAGGAAGTGCACACGGTCGTGAAACACATTGGGGACGGTGTGGCGGGTGAAACGCAACGCCAGTACGAGCAGCGGCTCGTCGTACCGACGGTTGCAccgaccgcttccggtgacAATCTTATCAGCGTCGCCTACCGGCTTCACATTACGGTGCGTGTTTCTGGCTGTGGGTCCGATCCGGTGCTGCAGATTCCACTCACCATCGGCACCATTCCGTTGGTGTTCTACCAACCGCCGACAGTCGCTGTGCCGCCCGAGATGCCATCACCGGTGCCGGCAGGTGCAATCGGATTCAGCTTCGGCAACAcatcgcaacagcagcagctacccTCTGGTTCGTCCTCCGGAGTCACCAAACAGGAGCCCCATCGGGAAGGCACACTGCCACCGGAGTACCTAC CTCCGCCAACGTACGAGGAAGCGATGAATGCGGCCGCCGTAGTTATCACCGACGATAGTGACACGCACGCTATCGGTACCAAACCCTACGTGCCGCTCTATCCGTCCTACAACTTTACCGACGttcagtggccaccaccaatgCCTCCGAAGCAGTGA